A stretch of DNA from Streptomyces xanthii:
GCGCCGCCGCTGCCCGACGGCGACAGCTTCCTCGAGCGGTCCGCACGGGAGCCCGCACCGCTGCGCATCGGCCGGTTCCTCCACCCCGGCAGCGACGAGCTCCACGTCCACCCGGACGTCGTCGCCGCCTACGAGCAGGCCACCGAGCTCCTGGTCGCCCTCGGGCACGAGGTCGAGGACATCGATCCGCCGTTCGGGCCCGCGATGGTCGAGGAGTTCCAGGACGTGTGGTCCGTACGCTCCCTGCGCGTGCCGGTCACGGAAGAGGACCTGCTGCTACCGCTCACCCGGTACTGGCGGGAGCGGGGCCGGACCGTCAGCTCCGAGCGGTTCCTCGGCGCTCTGCAGGACATCCAGCTGCGCGCCACCCGGGCGATGGCCGACGCGCACCGGTTCGACGCGGTCCTGAGTCCGACCCTGGCGCTGCCTCCGCAACGCCCGGAGTGGTTCAAGGAACTCGGGCCGGCGACCGACCTGAAGCGGCAATTCATGGCTTCGCCGTACGCCGCAGCGCAGAACGTGACCGGTCAGCCGTCGGCGAGTCTGCCGTTGCACTGGTCCGCCCAGGGGCTACCGATCGGCGTCATGCTCACCGGCCGCCTGGGGGAGGACGCGGAACTCCTCGCCCTGTGCGCCCAGTTGGAGGCGGCCAAGCCCTGGGCCGGACGCAGACCCCCTCTCTGAACCACGCCTCGATCGATCCCGAAAGCACGGAAGCGCCGAAGCGCCCAAGCGCCGAAGAGCCCAGGCACCGCATGACCGCTTCACCCCATTACCACTTCACTGCATCACCGCATCACCGCCTTGTCGCAGCACCGCAATACCGACAGCACGTACCCGCACACCCCGTGGTCGCGCACCCGCGCAGGCGCACTATCCAGGAGGCACCCCATGGCACGTGTTCCACTCACCCTCGGCGTCTGCGCCCTCGCACTCGGCCTCGCCGCGACGGGCTGCACCACATCGGGCGACGAAACCGGCGGCAAGGACGGCGGCAAGAAGGTCAAGGTCTCCATCGCCACGTCCTCCGACCCGACCAGCCTGGACCCCCAACTGGGGACCGTCGCCGCCGACTTCGTCTTCGCCCGCATGCTCGACGACCAGCTGGTCCGCCGCGACGACAAGGGAAAGATCATTCCCGGCCTCGCCTCCCGGTGGAAGGCCGACGCGAAGTCGGCCGAGTTCACGCTCCGCCCGGACGCCAAGTACACCGACGGCACCAAGGTCACCGCGTCCGGCGTAGCGAAGGTCCTGACCCGGTTCGCCGACCCGGCGACCAAGTCGACCGCCGCGAGCCAGGTCTTCGGCCCCGGCGCCAAGGTCACCGCCACCGGCGACGACGCGACCGGCACCGTGTCCGTGAAACTCGACAAGCCCTGGTCCGACCTGCTCTACGGCCTGGCCCTGCCCCAGGCCGGCATCGTCTGCCCGGCCGCTCTCGACAAGCCGGAGCTGCTCAAGTCCGGCAAGAAGGGTGCGGGCACCGGCGCGTACTACATCGAGTCCGCCGAGCCCGGAGCCCGTTACACACTGAGTGCGGTCAAGGGATACACGGGCTGGGCGACGTACAAGAACATGCCCGAGGGCACGGTCCCGGACGTCGTGGAGATGCCCGTCATCCAGTCCGAGGCCACGATGGCGAACAACCTCGCCGCCGGCACCCTCGACTACGCGGCTTTCACCGGCCCGGATGTCGCGAGGTTCGTGAAGAACGACAAGTTCACGATCACGCCCGCGCCCATCGTCCGGATGATGGTCGTGTTCAACGAGCGCAAGGGCCACCCGGGTGCCGACGCGAAGGTCCGCGAGGCAGTGGCCCAGACCCTCGACCGCAAGGCCTTCAACCGGGCCGTCACGCGCGGCAGCGGAACTCTGATGAGCAGCATCACCGACGCGAGTGTGCCGTGCGCCAACAAGGACGAGT
This window harbors:
- a CDS encoding ABC transporter substrate-binding protein translates to MARVPLTLGVCALALGLAATGCTTSGDETGGKDGGKKVKVSIATSSDPTSLDPQLGTVAADFVFARMLDDQLVRRDDKGKIIPGLASRWKADAKSAEFTLRPDAKYTDGTKVTASGVAKVLTRFADPATKSTAASQVFGPGAKVTATGDDATGTVSVKLDKPWSDLLYGLALPQAGIVCPAALDKPELLKSGKKGAGTGAYYIESAEPGARYTLSAVKGYTGWATYKNMPEGTVPDVVEMPVIQSEATMANNLAAGTLDYAAFTGPDVARFVKNDKFTITPAPIVRMMVVFNERKGHPGADAKVREAVAQTLDRKAFNRAVTRGSGTLMSSITDASVPCANKDESLLAKPDPAAAKDVLKGMKIKLVGTNAVASGSGNEYVQAVLKAAGAEVSLRNADSATWGNDVISNKGDWDITVLPNLNLTNLLTTPASLFAGPGPADGGRNFPGTHNKDFEQGFGAAMATTDQSAKCAAWDKAQKALLTGFDVVPMATVNLNYTTAARISIAAPDGLLAPETVRVVAP